A stretch of the Candidatus Marinimicrobia bacterium CG08_land_8_20_14_0_20_45_22 genome encodes the following:
- a CDS encoding type II toxin-antitoxin system prevent-host-death family antitoxin, whose amino-acid sequence MKGTWQIQDAKNKFSEVIGEALKNGPQIVTKHGAATAVIISVQDYKNLQQKRSRITEFFQSSPLVGVNLEIERMTDNSRSTEL is encoded by the coding sequence ATGAAAGGAACATGGCAAATCCAGGATGCGAAAAACAAGTTCAGCGAAGTGATTGGCGAGGCGTTGAAAAATGGTCCGCAAATTGTCACCAAACATGGTGCGGCTACGGCGGTGATTATTTCTGTTCAAGACTATAAAAATCTGCAACAAAAACGTTCGCGGATCACGGAATTTTTTCAATCTTCGCCGTTGGTCGGCGTGAACTTGGAAATTGAACGGATGACGGATAATTCGCGGTCAACGGAATTATGA
- a CDS encoding selenocysteine lyase → MTNLEKYFAKFRRHIIGCDQQYDFPGGRLPILYADWAASGRLYRPIEEYIANVIGPYVANTHTETTLTGTIMTDAYHQAHRIIKQHVNAGSDDILLFAGFGMTAVVNKFQRLLGLRLPDKFRGKIAIPPQEKALVILTHMEHHSNQTTWEECCCDTILLSKKSDGLPNLDHLRTILELNRDRKMIIGSFTACSNVTGLITPIHEMAEIMHEFGRLCFADYSASAPYVEVNMHPAKPEQKLDAIFFSPHKFLGGPGSSGVILFDKKLYDNRIPDHPGGGTVLWTNPWGGHYFYHDIEMREDGGTPGFLQAIRAALSILLKEEMGTTNLIAQEHILTELLMAELAQIQEITVLEAQNHDRIGFVSFYSRAVHHNLLVHLLNDHFGIQTRGGCQCAGTYGHDLLHIDNKQSKEITDLIDKGDLSGKPGWVRISLHPTMTETEIRCIASAVSAIMQNQTDWKRDYHFNQATGDFENLNQSKASIDLKATFKTA, encoded by the coding sequence ATGACCAACTTAGAAAAATACTTCGCAAAATTTCGCCGTCACATCATCGGCTGTGACCAGCAGTACGATTTTCCCGGCGGTCGCCTGCCGATTCTGTATGCCGACTGGGCGGCCAGCGGGCGGCTTTATCGGCCGATTGAAGAATACATAGCCAATGTGATTGGACCATACGTTGCCAATACGCACACCGAGACGACTCTGACCGGCACGATCATGACCGACGCCTACCATCAGGCGCACCGCATCATCAAGCAACATGTCAATGCTGGAAGTGACGATATTCTGTTGTTCGCCGGATTCGGCATGACGGCCGTCGTCAACAAATTCCAGCGCCTGCTTGGTCTGCGTTTGCCGGATAAATTCCGGGGAAAGATTGCGATTCCGCCGCAGGAAAAGGCGCTCGTCATTCTGACTCACATGGAGCATCATTCCAACCAGACGACCTGGGAGGAATGTTGTTGCGATACGATTCTGCTTAGTAAAAAATCGGATGGTTTGCCCAATCTCGATCACCTGCGTACTATCTTGGAATTGAATCGCGACCGCAAAATGATTATCGGTTCGTTCACAGCTTGCTCGAACGTCACCGGCTTGATTACGCCGATCCACGAGATGGCGGAGATCATGCACGAATTCGGTCGGCTCTGCTTTGCCGATTACTCGGCTTCGGCGCCGTATGTCGAAGTAAATATGCATCCCGCAAAACCGGAACAGAAATTAGACGCGATTTTCTTTTCACCGCATAAATTTCTGGGCGGTCCGGGTTCGTCCGGTGTAATCCTGTTCGATAAAAAGCTATACGACAATCGCATTCCGGATCATCCGGGCGGCGGAACCGTGTTGTGGACGAATCCGTGGGGCGGGCATTATTTTTATCATGATATTGAAATGCGCGAGGATGGTGGAACGCCGGGTTTTCTGCAAGCTATCCGCGCCGCGCTGTCCATTCTGCTGAAAGAGGAGATGGGAACGACAAATCTCATCGCTCAGGAACATATTTTAACCGAACTGCTGATGGCGGAACTCGCCCAAATTCAGGAAATAACCGTTCTGGAGGCGCAAAACCACGACCGCATCGGCTTTGTCTCATTTTACAGCCGGGCAGTGCATCACAATCTACTCGTACACCTGCTCAACGACCATTTCGGGATTCAGACGCGCGGTGGTTGCCAGTGCGCAGGAACTTACGGTCACGATTTACTGCATATCGATAATAAACAGTCGAAGGAAATTACTGACCTCATTGATAAAGGCGATCTGAGCGGCAAACCCGGCTGGGTGCGCATTTCCCTACATCCGACCATGACCGAAACCGAAATCCGTTGTATCGCTTCGGCTGTCAGTGCTATTATGCAAAATCAGACCGATTGGAAACGAGATTACCATTTTAATCAGGCCACCGGCGATTTCGAAAATCTGAATCAATCCAAAGCCAGCATTGACCTGAAAGCGACGTTCAAAACTGCTTAA
- a CDS encoding peptidase M3, which produces MKKTVFVLCGIFLLFMSCSKKIDNPFFSEYGTPFETPAFDKIKNEHYLPAFKAGIEQDSIEVAAVAENPEAPDFANTVEAMEGTGELASRVSNVFYNMLGSNTNDSLQNIANTVAPLLSKHSDDVLMNAKLFQRVKSVYDQKDQLGLNTEQMTLLEKYYKEFVRGGANLDDFQKAELRKINEELLVLSLKFGDNILKEDNVFELVIENPSDLAGLPQSVITAASETATECGKSGKWVFTLKAPSIWPFLQYSEKRDLREKMFKAYANRGNHNNEFDNKAILVRIAALRLQRANLLGYATHADFVLEENMAKNPEAVYNLLNQLWKPALQRAQSEAKDLQKMLAKEAKNLKLKPWDWFYYTEKLRKEKFDLDDEMLRPYFDLENVRQGAFNVATKLYGITFTERNDIPKYHEDVKVYEVKEADGTHVGILYVDYFPRDSKRG; this is translated from the coding sequence ATGAAAAAAACCGTTTTCGTACTGTGTGGAATTTTTTTGCTATTTATGTCGTGCAGTAAAAAGATTGACAATCCGTTTTTTAGTGAATATGGGACGCCGTTCGAAACCCCGGCGTTCGATAAAATCAAGAATGAACATTATTTGCCTGCTTTCAAAGCCGGAATCGAGCAAGATAGCATCGAAGTAGCCGCCGTTGCCGAGAATCCCGAGGCGCCAGATTTCGCGAATACGGTCGAGGCTATGGAAGGCACTGGCGAGTTGGCATCGCGCGTCAGCAATGTTTTTTACAATATGCTCGGCTCAAACACGAATGATTCGCTTCAAAATATTGCCAATACTGTTGCGCCATTGCTATCGAAGCATAGCGATGATGTTTTGATGAATGCCAAACTTTTTCAGCGGGTCAAATCCGTTTACGATCAAAAAGACCAATTGGGTTTAAATACAGAACAGATGACACTGCTGGAAAAATACTACAAGGAATTTGTGCGAGGCGGGGCGAATCTCGACGATTTCCAAAAGGCGGAACTCCGCAAGATTAACGAAGAACTGTTGGTTTTGTCGCTCAAATTCGGTGATAACATTCTTAAGGAAGATAATGTGTTTGAACTCGTTATCGAAAATCCGTCCGATCTCGCCGGATTACCGCAATCGGTTATCACTGCGGCGAGTGAAACCGCTACCGAATGCGGAAAATCGGGCAAATGGGTTTTCACACTCAAAGCGCCCAGCATCTGGCCTTTTCTGCAATATTCCGAAAAACGGGACCTGCGGGAAAAAATGTTCAAGGCTTACGCCAATCGCGGGAACCATAACAACGAATTCGACAATAAAGCCATTTTGGTGCGAATCGCCGCTCTGCGTCTGCAACGCGCGAATCTGCTGGGCTATGCAACGCACGCCGACTTTGTTCTTGAAGAAAACATGGCAAAGAATCCGGAGGCTGTTTACAATTTGCTGAATCAACTATGGAAACCGGCGCTTCAACGCGCTCAGAGTGAAGCTAAAGATCTCCAGAAGATGCTGGCCAAAGAAGCGAAAAACCTAAAACTCAAACCGTGGGACTGGTTTTATTATACCGAAAAACTCCGCAAGGAGAAGTTCGATCTTGATGATGAAATGCTTCGCCCGTATTTTGATCTAGAAAATGTGCGGCAAGGCGCTTTTAACGTCGCAACGAAACTCTATGGCATAACCTTCACCGAGCGTAACGATATCCCCAAATATCATGAAGATGTTAAGGTTTACGAGGTCAAGGAAGCCGACGGTACGCATGTCGGAATCCTGTACGTTGATTATTTTCCGCGGGATAGTAAGCGGGG
- a CDS encoding VapC toxin family PIN domain ribonuclease, which translates to MKYLLDTCVISEMVRKQPNRKVIQWLESIDEDNLFLSVITVGEIEKGVAKLSDSIRKKKISEWLHEDLLIRFQKRILLLDIKVMIIWGRQLALLEQKGRTLPAIDSLIAATASSHELVLVTRNTTDFESANVEIFNPWK; encoded by the coding sequence ATGAAGTACCTGTTGGATACGTGCGTCATTTCCGAGATGGTACGAAAACAACCGAATCGAAAAGTAATACAATGGCTCGAGAGTATTGACGAGGATAACCTGTTCCTTTCCGTCATAACTGTTGGTGAGATTGAAAAAGGCGTTGCTAAACTATCAGACTCAATCCGCAAAAAGAAAATATCTGAATGGCTTCACGAAGATTTACTAATCCGATTTCAAAAACGTATTTTACTACTTGATATAAAAGTGATGATTATCTGGGGCAGGCAATTGGCTTTACTCGAACAAAAAGGTCGTACACTGCCTGCAATTGATTCTTTAATCGCTGCAACTGCAAGCAGTCATGAATTAGTTTTAGTTACCAGAAATACCACCGATTTTGAATCAGCCAACGTAGAGATATTTAATCCCTGGAAATGA